The Pseudonocardia broussonetiae DNA segment GCAGGTCCAGGCCGGGGGTGCCCTTGCGGGTGCGCACGGCGCTGCCCGGCAGCGCGGCGTCGACCTCGGCCGCCATCGCCGCGGGCACCTCGTAGCAGCCGCCGCAGACGGCGGGCCCGAGCAGCACCTCGACGTCGCCGGTGCGGGCGCCGAGCGCCACCATCGCCTCGACGACGGCCGGCAGCACGCCCGCGGCGGCCCCGACGCGCCCGGCGTGGGCGGCGCCGACGACGCCGGCGCGGGGGTCGGCGAGCAGCACGGGGACGCAGTCGGCGGCCAGCACGGCGATCCCGACGCCGGGCAGCGCGGTGACGGCGGCGTCCGTACCGGGCACGTCGGGCGCGCCGGCGACCGGCACGGCGTCGACGGTCTCGACCCGCGTGCCGTGCACCTGCTGCAGGTAGACGACCGGCACGCCGAGCTCGCGGGAGACCCGCGCCCGGTTGGCCGCGACGGCGGCCGGGTCGTCGGCGACGCCGGTGGAGAGGTTGAAGCGGGCGAACCGGCCGGTCGACCGGCCGCCGGCGCGGGTGGTGACGACCCGCCGCACGCGGAGGCTCACGCGGTGCCTCCGGGCCGCACACAGGCCGCGGGGCCCGCACACAGGTCCGGACCTGTGTGCGAGCCCGCGGAGGTGTGTGCCGGGGATGCCGTTCCGGGCACCGTCAGCGCTTCATGAAGGGCGGCACGTCCACGTCGTCGTCGAGGTCGTCGGAGGGCGGCGGCCCGAACGACGACACCGGCCGGTGCTCCACCACGGGCGGGGCGGGCGGCGGGGTGTGCTGCGGGGCGGGCGGCGGCGTGTACACCGGCGGCTCGGGCAGGGGCTCGGTGACCGGCCGGGCCGACTCCGGGCGCCGCGGCTCCGGGAACCCGGACGGCGCCGGGGCGGGGGGCAGCGTGCCGGACTGGTGCGCGTTCGCGAACCCGTGGCCGTTGCCGCCGCCGACGCTCGATCCGGAGCTCGCGTTGCTCGGCGGCGCGACCGGCGGCGGCGGGGTGCTGCCGTTGCCGGAGGGGGCGGAGGACCCGGACGCCGACGGCGCCGTGGTCCCGCTGACGCCCGGGGCGATGACGTTCGTGCTGCGGCTGCCCGTGCCGTAGGCGGCCGGGTCGAGCTTCTTGTGCGTCGGACCGCCCGCCTCGAACCCGGCGGCGATGACCGTGACGCGGACCTCGTCGCCGAGCGAGTCGTCGATCACCGTGCCGAAGATGATGTTGGCCTCGGGGTGCGCGGCCTCCTGCACCAGCGAGGCGGCCTCGTTGATCTCGAACAGGCCGAGGTCCGAGCCGCCCGCGATGGACAGCAGGACGCCCTGGGCCCCGTCCATGGAGGCCTCCAGCAGCGGCGAGTTGATCGCCTTGCCGGCCGCCGCGACGGCGCGGCCCTCCCCGCGCGAGGACCCGATGCCCATCAGCGCGCTGCCGGCGCCGGACATGACCGACTTGACGTCGGCGAAGTCGAGGTTGATCAGGCCGGGGGTGGTGATCAGGTTCGTGATGCCCTGGACACCGGAGAGGAGCACCTCGTCGGCCGAGCGGAACGCGTCCATCAGGGAGACGCCCACGTCGCCGAGCTGCAGCAGGCGGTCGTTGGGGATGACGATGAGCGTGTCGCACTCGTTGCGCATCGACTGGATCCCCTCCTCCGCCTGGCCCGCGCGTCGGCGGCCCTCGAAGGTGAAGGGGCGGGTGACGACGCCGATCGTCAGCGCGCCGAGCTTGCGCGCGATCGAGGCGACGACGGGTGCGCCACCGGTGCCGGTGCCGCCGCCCTCCCCCGCGGTCACGAAGACCATGTCGGCCCCCTTGAGGACCTCCTCGATCTCCTCGCGGTGGTCCTCGGCGGCCTTGCGGCCGACCTCGGGGTTGGCGCCGGCGCCGAGGCCGCGGGTCAGCTCGCGGCCGATGTCGAGCTTGACGTCGGCGTCGGACATGAGCAGGGCCTGCGCGTCGGTGTTCACCGCGATGAACTCGACGCCCTTGAGGCCGACCTCGATCATGCGGTTGACGGCGTTGACCCCGCCGCCACCGATGCCGACGACCTTGATCACGGCCAGGTAGTTGTGCGGGGGCGTCATGCGCGGTCCCTTCCTACAAGTGGGGCCGGGGGAGGATCCTGATCCGACGGGTCGAACGCTAGGTCGGATACCCCCGCCCGGTCCAGCAGGCGCGCCGCACGACGGCAACCCCCCGACCGGGTCCATCTCTCCGTGGTCAGGAGCGCACGGTGGGTAGTTCCGGACTGGCGACGTCGTACACGCGGCCCGGTTGCGTGAGCAGCGGGACCAGCACGCCGGCCTTGCGGGCCGACTCCTCGACCGGTCCCCAGCGCACCTGGCGGTCGTCGGTGAGGCCCAGGGTGACCTGCGGCACGCCCCCGCCGACGGAGACGTCGACGGTGAGGACCTGCGCACGGACGTCCTCGGGCAGCGCGGCGAGCACGTCGAGGGCGGCGCGGGTGGAGGGGTCGTCGGGCCCGACGGCGCCGAACGTGAGCTGCGGCAGACCGGGCGCCACCGGCGCGGGGTAGACGACACCGGCGGCGTCGACGGGGCGCGGGCCCTGCGGCGTCCGCGCCACGGCGACGGCGGTCCGCTCGGTGATCGCGACGGTGACGGTGTGCGGCCAGCTCCGCCCGACCTCGACGGACCCGATCCCGGGCAGCTGCGCGACGCGCTCGGCGATCCCGGCCGTGTCGACGCCCGCCAGCGGCTGCCCCACCACGACCGCGGCGGCGGCGAGCACCTCGTCCTGCGGCACGGCGACCGCGCCGGTGACCTCGACGCCCTCGACGTCGAGCAGGCCCAGGTCGTAGACCAGGACGCGGACGCCGACGGCCAGCCCCGCCAGCAGGACGAGCAGGGCGACGACCAGGGCGACCCGCCGGCGCCGGCGGTGCACCGGCGACGGCTCGGGCCGGGGCGCGCGCGGCGCGTCGGGGGCGGGCCTGGTCCGGGTGGACCTGGCCCGGGGGCGGGTGCCGTCGGCGGCGGGACGGGCCGGGCGGTCCGTCCGCCGGGGCCGCTGCTCCCGGCCACCGGGCTCGGCAGCGGCCGAGGCGGCCCGCGCCCGGCCGGTCGGCCGCGCTCCCCCGCCCGCCGCACCGCGCCGGGCCACGGCCTCGCCGACGGTCTCCCGCCGCCGCGCCGGGCCCTCGGACGGGGTGCGGCCGGGGCTCACGGACGGCGCTCGAGCTCGAGCAGGACCTCCGGCCCGAGGACGGTGACGTCACCCGCGCCCATCGTGATCACCAGGTCGCCGGGGCGGGCGATCCCGGCGACGACGCCCGGCACGTCCGACCAGCCCGGCACGAACCGCACGTGCTCGGCCGGCAGCGGCACGGCGTCGGCGACGAGCGCACCGGTGACGCCGGGCTCGGGGTCCTCGCGGGCGCCGAACACGTCGAGCACGACGACCTCGTCGGCCAGGGCCAGCGCGCGGCCGAAGTCGGCGGCGAACTCGCGGGTGCGGGAGTACAGGTGCGGCTGGAACGCGACGACCACCCGCCCGGAGCCGCCCACGACGTCCCGGGCCGCCCGCAGCTGCGCCGCCACCTTGCTCGGGTGGTGGGCGTAGTCGTCGTACACGGCGACGCCGTCGGCGCGGCCCTTGAACTCGAAGCGGCGGCGGACGCCGTCGAACGCCGCGAGGCCCGCGAGCAGGACCTCGGCCGGCGCCCCCAGCTCGATGCCCGCGAGCAGCGCGCCCAGCGCGTTGAGCGCCATGTGCTCGCCGGGCACGCCCAGGCGCAGCCGGTGCTCGGTGCCGGCCAGGCGCAGCACGACGCGGGCGCCGGCGCCGTCGGGCCGGAAGTCGACCAGCTCGGCGTCGACGGGGCCGTGGCCGTAGCGGCGCACCCGGATCCCGCGCGACTCCGCGAGCCGGGCCAGGTCGGCCGCGCCGGGGTCGTCGGCGCAGGCCACCAGCGT contains these protein-coding regions:
- the pgeF gene encoding peptidoglycan editing factor PgeF, giving the protein MSLRVRRVVTTRAGGRSTGRFARFNLSTGVADDPAAVAANRARVSRELGVPVVYLQQVHGTRVETVDAVPVAGAPDVPGTDAAVTALPGVGIAVLAADCVPVLLADPRAGVVGAAHAGRVGAAAGVLPAVVEAMVALGARTGDVEVLLGPAVCGGCYEVPAAMAAEVDAALPGSAVRTRKGTPGLDLRAGLYHQLTALGVARIGGDPRCTMETRDLYSHRRNAPTGRQAAITWLDGSR
- the ftsZ gene encoding cell division protein FtsZ; translated protein: MTPPHNYLAVIKVVGIGGGGVNAVNRMIEVGLKGVEFIAVNTDAQALLMSDADVKLDIGRELTRGLGAGANPEVGRKAAEDHREEIEEVLKGADMVFVTAGEGGGTGTGGAPVVASIARKLGALTIGVVTRPFTFEGRRRAGQAEEGIQSMRNECDTLIVIPNDRLLQLGDVGVSLMDAFRSADEVLLSGVQGITNLITTPGLINLDFADVKSVMSGAGSALMGIGSSRGEGRAVAAAGKAINSPLLEASMDGAQGVLLSIAGGSDLGLFEINEAASLVQEAAHPEANIIFGTVIDDSLGDEVRVTVIAAGFEAGGPTHKKLDPAAYGTGSRSTNVIAPGVSGTTAPSASGSSAPSGNGSTPPPPVAPPSNASSGSSVGGGNGHGFANAHQSGTLPPAPAPSGFPEPRRPESARPVTEPLPEPPVYTPPPAPQHTPPPAPPVVEHRPVSSFGPPPSDDLDDDVDVPPFMKR
- a CDS encoding cell division protein FtsQ/DivIB — encoded protein: MSPGRTPSEGPARRRETVGEAVARRGAAGGGARPTGRARAASAAAEPGGREQRPRRTDRPARPAADGTRPRARSTRTRPAPDAPRAPRPEPSPVHRRRRRVALVVALLVLLAGLAVGVRVLVYDLGLLDVEGVEVTGAVAVPQDEVLAAAAVVVGQPLAGVDTAGIAERVAQLPGIGSVEVGRSWPHTVTVAITERTAVAVARTPQGPRPVDAAGVVYPAPVAPGLPQLTFGAVGPDDPSTRAALDVLAALPEDVRAQVLTVDVSVGGGVPQVTLGLTDDRQVRWGPVEESARKAGVLVPLLTQPGRVYDVASPELPTVRS
- the murC gene encoding UDP-N-acetylmuramate--L-alanine ligase yields the protein MTPTEPVVLRDRVHLIGIGGAGMSGIARILLARGAEVSGSDAKDSRIVLALRALGARVEVGHDPAHLPQAPATVVVSSAIRESNPELAAARERGLEVAHRAQALAALTTGRLLACVTGTAGKTSTTSMLTVALQHAGLDPSFAIGGDLASSGSGAHEGTGDVFVAEADESDASFLAFSPTVAVVTNVEADHLDHYGTPQAYVDAFGEFLGRITPGGTLVACADDPGAADLARLAESRGIRVRRYGHGPVDAELVDFRPDGAGARVVLRLAGTEHRLRLGVPGEHMALNALGALLAGIELGAPAEVLLAGLAAFDGVRRRFEFKGRADGVAVYDDYAHHPSKVAAQLRAARDVVGGSGRVVVAFQPHLYSRTREFAADFGRALALADEVVVLDVFGAREDPEPGVTGALVADAVPLPAEHVRFVPGWSDVPGVVAGIARPGDLVITMGAGDVTVLGPEVLLELERRP